One Bacillota bacterium genomic window carries:
- a CDS encoding sugar transferase has translation MQHSMVSDEQAAALSVAPSAAARLADHPVAVSPYARSVAKRAFDVALSLAGLLLSLPVWLMACLAILLEDGRPVLYVQHRVGRGGRVFPLFKFRSMVRDAEGMTGPVWASQDDPRVTRVGRLLRATALDELPQLVNIL, from the coding sequence ATGCAACATTCGATGGTTTCCGACGAGCAAGCAGCTGCCCTCAGCGTTGCTCCGTCTGCTGCTGCCCGCCTTGCGGACCATCCCGTGGCAGTTTCGCCGTACGCCCGCTCGGTCGCGAAGAGGGCTTTCGACGTTGCCCTGTCGCTGGCCGGGCTGCTTCTTTCTCTGCCAGTTTGGTTGATGGCCTGCCTCGCCATACTGCTGGAAGACGGCCGGCCCGTGTTGTACGTCCAGCACCGCGTCGGTCGCGGCGGGCGCGTTTTCCCCCTCTTCAAATTCCGCTCCATGGTGCGCGATGCGGAAGGGATGACCGGCCCCGTCTGGGCTTCCCAGGATGATCCCCGGGTCACTCGCGTGGGTCGCCTGCTGCGTGCTACAGCCCTGGACGAGCTGCCCCAACTGGTCAATATTCT